The Pedococcus dokdonensis region CCGTCGAGGAGGTTGACTGACCATGGCAGAGAAGAAGGCCGCCAAGGCCGCTGCCGCCCCTGAGGGCACGGCCCTCAAGGTGCACCACCTGCGTCCCGCCCCGGGAGCCAAGACCGCCAAGACCCGCGTGGGTCGCGGTGAGGGCTCCAAGGGCAAGACCGCCGGTCGCGGCACCAAGGGCACCAAGGCCCGCTACCAGGTTCCGGAGCGCTTCGAGGGTGGCGCCATGCCGCTGCACATGCGTCTGCCGAAGCTGCGTGGCTTCAAGAACCCGTTCCGCGTGGAGTTCCAGGTCGTCAACCTGGACAAGCTGTCGGCGCTCTTCCCCGAGGGTGGCGACGTGACCGTCGCCGATCTCGTGGCCAAGGGTGCGGTCCGCGACAACTCCCCGGTCAAGGTGCTCGGCACCGGCGAGATCACCGTCAAGGTCAACGTGACCGCTGACAAGTTCTCGGCGACCGCCAAGGAGAAGATCGAGGCCGCTGGCGGCTCGGTCACCTCCGCCTGACCACACCAGCTGTGCTCGAGGGTATGCCGCGGGCTCACCTCTCCAGGTGAGCACGCGGCATACCCCGTTTGGTGTCCGGGGCGCTGTTGTCAGCGCCGTGGGCACGCCCTTTGGGAACCGCGGCCCGGGCCGGGGTAACCTTCCTAGGATTGCCTGACCGTCATCACCGCGTGGCCCGACCGGCCCGCGTCACCAGGAGGACCTGTGCTCACCGCCTTCACCCGTGCGTTCAAGACGCCGGACCTGCGCAGGAAGCTGCTGTTCACCCTCGCGATCGTCATCATCTTCCGGATGGGCTCGCACGTGCCGGTCCCCGGTGTGAGCTACACCGCCGTGCAGGCCTGCATCAAGGGTGCGGACAACACCACCGGTGTGCTCGGCCTGGCCAACCTGTTCAGTGGTGGCGCGCTCCTGCAGCTGTCGATCTTCGCGCTCGGGATCATGCCCTACATCACGGCGAGCATCATCGTGCAGCTCCTCACCGTGGTCATCCCGCGGTTCGAGGCCCTCAAGAAGGAGGGCCAGCAGGGCCAGACGAAGATGACCCAGTACACCCGCTACCTGACCA contains the following coding sequences:
- the rplO gene encoding 50S ribosomal protein L15, with product MAEKKAAKAAAAPEGTALKVHHLRPAPGAKTAKTRVGRGEGSKGKTAGRGTKGTKARYQVPERFEGGAMPLHMRLPKLRGFKNPFRVEFQVVNLDKLSALFPEGGDVTVADLVAKGAVRDNSPVKVLGTGEITVKVNVTADKFSATAKEKIEAAGGSVTSA